One window from the genome of Candidatus Saccharibacteria bacterium encodes:
- a CDS encoding isoleucine--tRNA ligase, whose amino-acid sequence MMKKIPNYQPDQLENQIIKFWQDNKIFEKSLDKTKGGEVYSFYDGPPFANGLPHFGHNLVTAIKDAFGRYETMRGHYVPRRLGWDCHGLPVETKIEKELGIKNKRDIEERVGIANFNQACRASVFKYKDQWEKLFTRLGRWADSEDYYATLDDNYIESVWWVFSEAYKQGLVYQGQRPTGYCPRCATPLSNFELNQGYKDNVKDPSLVVKFPLKNQENTYFLVWTTTPWTLPGNLAIAISPSQTYFKVKIDDQFLILAEERLGLLGKQDYKVVDQYLGQDLIGQEYQALYPADSQLDSEQLDRVYRLYPGDFVSMEEGSGLVHIAPAFGEDDNTLAKEYDLPVLISVDQHGMMADYTDFAGVFVKDADKLVIEELEGRDLVFESKQIRHTYPFCWRCDSPLIYYVVDTWYIEVSKLREKLVHSNQDIRWIPEHFKDGRFGNWLAGARDWAVSRNRYWGSPIPIWHCKETGEYVVVSSLAELRKLSVEPIEELDLHRPGIDNIKLRTPSGGVATRVEEVFDCWFESGAMPYASIHYPFENKDLFDKSFPAKFIAEGQDQTRGWFYTLHVLAAILYDRPAFENVVVNGLVLASDGKKLSKKLKNYNDPEEVINQFGADSLRFYLLNSAATNGQSIKFIEKDLATIKRNVMMTLYASVSFLTLYAEIDSYQPDQLIRPTKLISPLDNWILARLDQTNQEIVQAMDDYQFFNATSPLVKLIDDLSNWYIRRSRKRFWKSDNDQDKNQAYQTLHYVLVEITKLMAPWSPFISEYLYGQLMQGVGGSLESVHLVSWPLVVEPDQEILSQMIRLRDLVTEGLAQRAKAGIKLRQPLASAKVRTNFGLNQELIEILTDELNLKQVKEDDQLDQDILVDLELTDRLIAEGMIRDLVRQVQSTRKKLDLEVTDRIKLMVDTESETVSLAIKEFEGVISTEVLADQIDFAKLSNPNNQFELGEQVVRILITKS is encoded by the coding sequence ATGATGAAGAAAATTCCTAATTACCAGCCTGATCAGCTAGAAAATCAAATAATAAAGTTCTGGCAAGACAATAAGATATTTGAAAAAAGTCTAGACAAGACTAAGGGAGGAGAAGTCTATAGCTTCTATGATGGTCCACCTTTTGCCAACGGGTTGCCACACTTTGGTCACAATCTAGTAACTGCGATCAAGGATGCTTTTGGTCGTTATGAAACAATGCGCGGACATTATGTACCGAGAAGGCTAGGTTGGGATTGTCATGGATTGCCGGTTGAAACCAAAATTGAAAAAGAATTAGGTATCAAGAATAAGCGAGATATAGAGGAGAGGGTCGGAATTGCCAATTTCAATCAAGCTTGTAGAGCTAGTGTTTTTAAATACAAGGATCAATGGGAGAAATTGTTTACTAGACTGGGTCGTTGGGCTGATAGTGAGGATTATTATGCTACTCTCGATGATAACTATATCGAAAGTGTTTGGTGGGTATTTAGTGAGGCTTATAAGCAGGGTCTTGTCTATCAAGGACAGAGACCGACAGGCTATTGTCCACGTTGTGCTACACCATTGTCAAATTTTGAGCTCAATCAAGGCTACAAGGATAATGTCAAAGATCCTAGCTTGGTAGTTAAGTTTCCTTTGAAGAATCAGGAAAATACCTATTTCTTAGTTTGGACTACTACTCCTTGGACTTTACCAGGCAATCTAGCAATCGCAATTTCTCCCAGTCAAACCTATTTTAAGGTCAAGATTGATGATCAGTTTTTGATCCTAGCAGAAGAAAGGCTAGGGTTGCTTGGTAAGCAAGATTACAAAGTAGTAGACCAGTATCTTGGTCAGGATTTGATTGGTCAAGAGTATCAGGCATTGTATCCTGCAGATAGTCAGCTTGATTCTGAGCAACTAGATCGGGTCTATAGACTTTATCCTGGAGATTTTGTTTCAATGGAAGAGGGTAGTGGATTAGTCCATATCGCACCGGCTTTTGGTGAAGATGATAATACACTTGCCAAAGAATATGATTTGCCAGTCTTAATATCAGTAGACCAACATGGGATGATGGCTGATTATACTGACTTTGCTGGAGTGTTCGTCAAGGATGCTGATAAGCTGGTGATTGAGGAGCTGGAAGGTCGAGATCTTGTATTTGAATCGAAACAGATTCGCCATACCTATCCTTTTTGTTGGCGCTGTGATAGTCCACTCATTTATTATGTAGTGGATACTTGGTATATTGAGGTATCAAAATTGCGAGAGAAATTGGTTCACTCCAACCAGGATATTCGCTGGATACCTGAACACTTCAAGGATGGAAGGTTTGGTAATTGGCTGGCTGGTGCTAGGGACTGGGCTGTCTCTCGAAATCGATATTGGGGTTCACCTATTCCAATTTGGCACTGTAAAGAGACAGGTGAGTATGTCGTAGTTTCAAGCCTAGCTGAATTGCGAAAACTTTCGGTAGAGCCGATCGAGGAGCTGGATTTACATCGTCCGGGAATCGATAATATTAAACTGAGGACTCCTTCTGGTGGAGTAGCTACTAGGGTGGAGGAAGTATTTGATTGTTGGTTTGAATCTGGCGCTATGCCTTATGCCTCTATTCATTATCCATTTGAAAATAAGGACTTATTCGATAAAAGTTTTCCAGCTAAGTTTATCGCTGAAGGTCAAGACCAGACAAGGGGTTGGTTTTATACTCTACATGTTCTTGCGGCAATACTTTATGATCGTCCAGCTTTTGAAAATGTAGTAGTTAATGGTTTGGTTTTGGCCAGTGATGGTAAGAAGTTGTCAAAGAAACTCAAAAACTATAATGACCCCGAAGAAGTAATCAACCAATTTGGAGCAGATAGTTTGAGGTTTTATTTGCTCAACTCAGCAGCTACTAATGGTCAATCTATTAAGTTTATTGAGAAAGATTTGGCAACTATCAAACGTAATGTGATGATGACTCTATATGCCTCGGTAAGTTTTCTGACACTGTATGCCGAGATAGATAGTTATCAGCCAGATCAACTCATTAGGCCCACCAAGCTAATTAGTCCGCTAGACAATTGGATCCTGGCAAGATTAGACCAGACAAACCAAGAGATTGTTCAAGCAATGGATGATTACCAATTTTTTAATGCAACATCTCCATTAGTCAAACTAATCGACGATTTGTCCAACTGGTATATTCGTAGATCCCGTAAAAGATTCTGGAAATCTGATAATGATCAAGATAAAAATCAAGCTTATCAGACTTTGCACTATGTTTTGGTGGAGATTACCAAATTGATGGCACCTTGGTCTCCCTTTATCAGTGAGTACCTTTATGGACAGTTGATGCAGGGGGTTGGAGGTAGTTTAGAATCTGTTCATTTGGTAAGTTGGCCATTGGTTGTTGAGCCAGATCAAGAGATCCTGAGTCAGATGATTCGCTTGAGAGACTTGGTGACTGAAGGTTTGGCCCAAAGGGCAAAAGCTGGTATTAAGCTCAGACAACCCTTGGCAAGCGCTAAAGTTAGGACGAATTTTGGGCTAAATCAGGAGTTGATTGAGATATTGACTGATGAGTTGAATCTTAAGCAGGTCAAGGAGGATGATCAGCTTGACCAAGATATTTTAGTTGATCTGGAGTTAACTGATCGACTAATAGCCGAGGG
- the trmB gene encoding tRNA (guanosine(46)-N7)-methyltransferase TrmB gives MARKKLARFLEVSQYPFYYDLMKDRTESESDRVNQISRLQRLISNNGQEVVLELGCGSADLSVGLAKINRQRLYVALDIQGERLWRAGQRIIEEQITNLTLVRGNVRELGEYFAPNTVDQIWLTFPDPQPKKRNAKHRLTHPRFLDIYREILRPGGEVILKTDSTELYQYSLEQLEVSPDWEIIKEVVDIDLVSQQSLPQGSRIETYFEAKARDKGGGIGMIVTIH, from the coding sequence TTGGCTCGGAAAAAACTAGCTCGTTTTTTAGAAGTCAGTCAGTATCCTTTTTATTATGATTTAATGAAGGATAGAACTGAATCAGAATCTGATAGGGTTAATCAGATATCTAGGCTACAGAGATTGATTTCGAATAATGGTCAAGAGGTAGTTTTGGAGCTAGGTTGTGGTAGTGCTGATCTCAGCGTTGGTCTGGCTAAGATTAATCGCCAAAGATTGTATGTTGCTTTGGATATTCAGGGGGAAAGACTTTGGCGGGCTGGTCAGAGGATTATCGAAGAACAAATCACCAACTTGACACTAGTCAGGGGTAATGTACGAGAGCTAGGGGAATATTTTGCCCCAAATACAGTTGACCAGATCTGGCTAACATTTCCTGATCCTCAACCAAAGAAGAGAAATGCCAAGCACCGCTTGACTCATCCTAGATTTTTAGATATTTATCGAGAGATTCTAAGGCCAGGCGGAGAGGTAATTCTCAAGACTGATAGCACGGAGTTATATCAGTATAGCTTGGAACAGTTGGAGGTGAGTCCAGACTGGGAAATTATCAAGGAAGTAGTAGATATTGATCTAGTCAGTCAGCAATCTTTGCCCCAGGGGTCTAGGATAGAAACGTATTTTGAAGCTAAGGCTCGGGATAAAGGAGGGGGGATTGGGATGATCGTGACTATACATTGA
- a CDS encoding ATP citrate synthase, with the protein MSRPFQFDYSDQVIVYGQHKQAIQTMLDYDNLVKKQQPSIVAVIDPISRTQQVYKWGKLDIILPTFKSVEQALEAGLKARIGVNMASSRSAYQATLEMLENKYLKFVAILAEGVNEREARKIAKLALEKEVTIIGPASVGALIAGKFKISHAGGTIENILRTRLDQAGSVGLISKSGGMLNELMTMIDKNSDGVNEAVAIGGDRYPASRLVDHLARMIDNPQIKLVVILGEIGGVQENQVAKYLKGHPTDKAVICHIIGSESEGLDREIQFGHAGAKANQEQEKPDYKLDRLREAGVLVVRKYQDLAKTIRSQGFLDNTRSISHYYQDFNQAMAIGDLRYTPSIVSTVDYDYQAGSKQGFGEIIASLWLRRPVKEWQADWIELALKLIIDHGPLVSGAHNTIVTARAGKDLASSLASGLLTIGPRFGGAITGAATYFSMAVSQGLSPEEFVSKMKQDKVLIPGIGHRKYSRTNPDLRTKQLIDSLKDNLSTSPHLDLALEVENITLRKKDNLILNVDGALAVCLLDIMQDIGIDQEGIQAYIEADLFNGFFIWARSMGLIAHHIDQKLLNQPLYRHPEWDNPIINNPY; encoded by the coding sequence ATGAGTAGGCCATTCCAGTTTGACTACAGCGATCAAGTAATCGTCTATGGTCAGCACAAGCAAGCAATCCAGACGATGCTCGACTACGACAATCTGGTCAAAAAGCAGCAACCTAGCATTGTTGCAGTGATCGATCCTATTAGTCGGACTCAGCAAGTCTATAAATGGGGAAAGCTTGATATTATTTTGCCGACCTTCAAATCAGTCGAACAGGCACTCGAGGCAGGGTTAAAGGCCAGAATTGGGGTCAATATGGCATCTTCGAGGTCAGCCTATCAAGCTACACTAGAAATGTTGGAAAATAAATATTTGAAGTTCGTTGCAATTTTGGCTGAAGGGGTTAACGAAAGAGAAGCTAGGAAGATTGCAAAGCTTGCCCTAGAGAAGGAAGTGACAATAATTGGACCGGCGAGTGTGGGGGCTCTGATTGCTGGCAAATTCAAAATCAGCCATGCTGGAGGAACCATTGAAAATATCCTAAGGACTAGGCTGGATCAGGCTGGGAGTGTTGGGTTGATCTCAAAGTCTGGAGGAATGCTCAATGAGCTGATGACAATGATTGATAAGAATAGTGATGGGGTCAATGAAGCAGTAGCCATTGGTGGAGATCGTTATCCAGCTAGTAGATTAGTCGATCATTTGGCTAGGATGATTGATAATCCTCAAATCAAGCTAGTAGTTATCCTGGGTGAGATTGGAGGAGTTCAAGAAAATCAGGTAGCTAAGTATCTAAAAGGTCATCCTACCGATAAGGCAGTAATTTGCCATATCATTGGCTCTGAGTCGGAGGGTCTTGATCGGGAGATTCAGTTTGGTCACGCTGGTGCTAAGGCCAATCAAGAGCAAGAGAAGCCAGATTATAAGCTAGATAGGCTCAGAGAAGCTGGGGTCTTGGTAGTTAGAAAATATCAAGATTTGGCTAAGACGATTAGGAGTCAGGGATTTTTGGACAATACACGCTCGATTAGCCACTATTATCAAGATTTTAATCAAGCGATGGCAATAGGAGATTTGCGTTATACGCCTAGCATTGTCTCGACTGTTGATTATGATTATCAAGCTGGCAGCAAACAAGGATTTGGTGAGATTATTGCCAGTCTTTGGCTCAGAAGACCAGTCAAAGAGTGGCAGGCTGATTGGATAGAGCTAGCACTTAAATTGATAATTGATCATGGCCCATTGGTCAGTGGTGCTCATAATACGATCGTGACTGCAAGGGCTGGCAAAGATCTGGCAAGCTCGCTTGCAAGTGGACTTTTGACAATTGGACCGAGGTTTGGGGGTGCAATCACAGGTGCTGCAACTTATTTCTCAATGGCAGTTAGTCAAGGGCTGAGCCCAGAAGAATTTGTCAGTAAGATGAAGCAAGACAAAGTGTTGATACCAGGGATAGGGCATCGAAAATATTCCCGAACCAATCCTGATTTGAGAACCAAGCAACTAATCGATTCATTGAAGGATAACTTGTCTACTAGTCCACATCTGGATCTTGCCTTGGAGGTTGAAAATATTACCTTGCGCAAGAAAGACAATTTGATCCTCAATGTTGATGGAGCCTTGGCTGTCTGTTTACTCGATATTATGCAGGACATCGGGATTGATCAAGAAGGAATTCAGGCTTATATAGAGGCAGATTTATTCAATGGATTTTTTATTTGGGCTAGGAGTATGGGGCTAATTGCTCATCATATTGATCAGAAATTGTTGAATCAGCCACTGTACAGACATCCTGAGTGGGATAATCCTATCATAAATAACCCATATTAG
- a CDS encoding NUDIX domain-containing protein — MSVGRLPKSIKRFSREPGARLVGEEYLFKIFNVPLLDYQGNSRDFTVIQRPDTVSIIPVLDNGRILIGNEGQPHWGVKGQVILSGTREDNESIIGAAKRELREEAGLSMKEYYHVMTYRMGTMEWFFHQVIARVEIKWVEPQLGSGESLTVQDYSLEEIIQMIREDQFVHPPRLFEKYILADRIDELRDLLANPDQYQIFWDD; from the coding sequence ATGAGCGTCGGAAGGTTACCAAAAAGTATCAAGAGGTTTAGCAGGGAGCCAGGGGCTAGATTGGTAGGCGAAGAGTATTTGTTTAAGATATTTAACGTACCATTGTTGGATTATCAGGGTAATTCAAGAGATTTTACAGTCATACAAAGACCTGACACTGTCAGCATCATCCCAGTTCTTGATAATGGTAGGATTTTGATAGGTAATGAGGGTCAACCCCATTGGGGAGTTAAGGGACAAGTGATACTTTCGGGTACTAGAGAAGATAATGAGTCAATTATCGGGGCTGCCAAAAGAGAGCTAAGGGAAGAAGCAGGTCTGTCGATGAAAGAATATTATCATGTAATGACATATCGGATGGGTACTATGGAGTGGTTTTTCCATCAGGTAATCGCTAGGGTTGAGATCAAGTGGGTTGAACCTCAATTAGGGTCTGGTGAGAGCTTGACAGTTCAGGATTATAGCTTGGAAGAGATTATTCAGATGATTCGTGAGGATCAATTCGTTCATCCCCCAAGATTATTTGAGAAATATATATTAGCTGACAGGATTGATGAACTTAGGGATTTATTGGCTAATCCTGATCAGTATCAAATATTCTGGGATGATTAA